The segment AAGGCCCCCACCACCAGCCCCGCATCGGCGGGCAGGGCCAGAGCCGTGTGGAGGCCCGGCCCGCCATTGCCCGCGGCCAGCACCGGCAGCACGCCCCGGGCCATGGCCTGGCGGAGGACCCGCTCCGTCACCGCCAGCTCCTCGCCCGGGGTCTGGCTCTCGGCGCTGAGGCTGATGATGTCCGCTCCCTGCGCCACGGCGTAGTCCACGGCGGCCAGGATCTGGCTCCAGTCTCCCTGACCGCGGCTGCCCAGGGCCTTGAGCACCATCAGGCCGGTGCCGGGGGCGACTCCCTGATAAGCCGTCCCCGCCGCCGCCAGAATGGACGCCATCCGGGTGCCGTGGCCGTTGGCGTCGAAACCGAAATTCACCAGGATCCCACCGGGGTCGGCGGCCGTCACCACCAGGGCCGTGCCACCGTCCCCGCCCTGCACCGCGGCCTGGCCGGAAGGCTGCGCCGGCGCCAGCCAGGCAACCGGTCCTCCGGCCGCCAGCGGCCAAAGGACCGTCTCCTCCGCCAGGTTCAGGTCCTGATCGCTGTCGATCTGCACCGCAGGCCCTTGCACCGCAGGACCATGCACCGCCGGGCTGCTGGTCCCGCCCGCCCCGCCGGCAGTTCCCTCGCCAGGGGCCGGGGTGGCCGCCCCTCGCCCGGATTCCTGCCGCGCTTCAACTCCACCATCGACGGCCGCACCGGTCCCGGGGTGATCCCCGCCGGGTACCGGCACGCGGTCACCGCGCCAGGGGTAGGCCACCACCAGCCACCGGTCGCGGGCCGTGCCGTTGCCGTTCAGGTCGGTGCCGCCGGGCCCCACGTTCGCCTCGTCCAGCCAGCCCAGGCGCACCTCCGTGCCGGCGGCCCAGGCGGGCAGCCGGACCTGCAGGTTCCCCCAGCGCAGGGTTGCGCCGTCCCCGCCTGCCCGGCCGGCCCGCGCCGTACCCGTCAAAAAGACGTCCCCTTCGGCCGCCCAGGCCGGGTTCTGCCCCTGCTGGAGCACTGCCTCCCCGGCGGCCCGGGCGCGCTCCACCCGCTGGACGAAAGGCACCGCCGAGGTGAAATCCACGTAGTCCACCAGGTGGCGCTGGAACGCCGGCAGGCCGGGGTCGACCCCGGTGTCGATCACCGCCACCCGGACGCCGCGGCCCGTCACGCCGTGGACGGAGCGCAGGGCCGGGGCACCCAGCACCTCCTGGTTGGCCTGGTGCAGGGCCCGCTCAAACGAGGTCGAACCGGTCCCGGTCTCCGGCCCCGGCGACGGTGCGCTGGGCACCGCCACCCCTGCCCGGCGGGCCACCTCAATGGCCTCCACCAGGGGCAACAGCCGGGGAACCACCGCCGCCGGGACCCGCGCAGCCAGAACCGGTGTGGCCCGGCCTGTCCAGAGCACCTGCCCCCCGCCCTGGACGATCCATCGCTCCAACTCGGCCCTCCGCCCGGCCCGGGGGGAGAGGGTCAGCGCCACCTGGCCGCCGCGGGCCAGGGCCTCGAGCCACTGGGCCCGCGCCCCCTCCGACCAGCCGGCCACGGTGCCGGTGGCCCCTGTCCCGTCCCCGGCCCGAGGCGGATGCCCGGCTTCGGGCGTGAGCACCACTGGCGAAGGGGTGCGGGGTCCCGGCTCTGCCGGTCCGGGGGTCCCGGAACCGGAGGGGTGCGGGCCGGCCGCAGCAGCCTGGACGGGTGCCGGCTCGCCTGCCCACGGCGCCGCCGGAGCGGCTTGCAGCAGCACCCACGGGGCCGCCGGAACGGCTTGCAGCAGCGTGAGCCCTGCCAGCAGAAGGGCCAGCAGGGCATGCCCCACACCCCGGCGCGCGGCTTTGGGGCCGCAGCCGGAACCCGCCCGGCGAAGGGCAGCAGCACCGCCACCGGGTCCACGAACCCTGTGCTGTCGTTCGGTCATGGCCTGGGCTTCAACCCCCGACGCCGTGGATTCGCCCCCCGGCGGGCGGACAACCTGCGCCCCTCCCCTGCGGTCGGGTCCCGGGCAGTGCGGCCCCTGGTATTGCGGCCCTGCCCTTGCGTGCCCCGGGGTGCTGCGCCTCCACCGGCATTGCGCGTGGCATGGCGCGGCCCCGGCCTTGCGCGGCCCGTCGCGTTGGCGTGCCCCTGCCTGGCGCGCCACCCGGCATCAGGCGCCACCCGGCGGCAGTTCGTCCGGCCCGGTGCGCCCCTCGACGTAGGATGCCAGGCTGGGGGCCTCGAGGGCCAGCCAGACCCCATCACCGGGCCTCAGGTCGGCCAGGCGTGCCCCGACACCGTCGCGCAGGATGACGGCGTCGGTGCCGATCACCCAGCGGCCTGTCCCGCTGCCGGTCCGCACGGTGACGACACCACGCAGCAGGTCCACCGCGACCACCTGCCCCCGGACGGCAATCCGGGCGGCCCTGAGCTGGCGCACTGCCCCGGTGGCGCGCCGCAGGGTCACGCTCACCCGGTCCCCCGGGCGCAGCGCCGCCAGGATGCCGGCCCGGCCGTTCACCTGGACGGTCGCCCCCGGCTCCACCTGGAGCGCCACCCGCACCGCCGGGCCGGGCGCACCGGGGGCGTCCTGGCCCTCCTCTGCCCCCCGTCCCGCCAGGCTGGCGCCCGGGACTGGTGCGGAGGCGCCAGCGACTGCGCCCGGGCCCGGCTCTACCGTTGCCCGGCCGGAAGCGGCCCGGTCGCCCCCTGTGCCGGCCGCCGGTGGCACGTTGCGCTCCGGCGCATCCCCTGGCCCGGGCACCTGCCAGGGCGCCGGCGGCCTCCCGGCAGCAGGCGCGGGCGGGGTCGACCCCGGCTCGTTCCCTGGAGGGGCCGGCGCCCATCCCGCCAGGACCAGCACCAGGTGGTGCCGGCGCCAGTCCACTCGGTCGACCGTTCCTTGCAGGATCCAGCGATACCCCTCGACATAGGCCACCGCGGTCGAGGGCGCGCCGGCGGGCTTGCCGTCCGGGGGAGGTGGGAGGCTGCCATCGGGGCCGGGGGGAGACTCCACCCAGCGGATCTCGTCGCCCGGCCGCAGATCGTCCAGCCGCGCCGTGCGCCCGTTGAGGTAGACCGCCGCCTGCCCGTCCAGGACCAGGATGCGGCGGAGATCGCCCTGGGTCACTTCGATCCAGCCGTGCCCGGCATCCAGCCTGACCACGGTGCCTTCCCCGTCAAAAAGCATCCCAGCCCGCTCCACCAGGCCCAAGAACCACGGCAATGCCTCGGCCAGCGTCACCCCCGCCGCGGGGTGGGACATCGCCCTTTCACCGGACCCCTGTCCCGCCAGGACCCGCGCCTCCACCTCGCCCAGGTCGCGCGCCTGCAGCGGCAGCACGCCCCCGGCCGGCCGTCCCGGCCGCTCCTCCCCCGGTTGCCCAGGCGGGTTGCCTCCCGGCCGCCCTTCGGGCTGTCCCGACGGGTGTCCCGCCTGCGCTCCCTGGGGCCGCCCTGCTGGCTGCCCGTCCATCACCCCCGCCGGCACCTGGTCCCCACCACCGGCGGGGGTACTGCCCCCTGAGGTGCCGGCGCCCCCGGGCGCCCACTCGGGTGGAACCCAGCCCAGGGCCACGGCCATGGACAGCGCCGCCTGTGCAGACAGGGAAGGCGGCGCCGGCCTTACCAGGGCCGTTACCAGCCAGCGCGCCAGTTCCTCCCGGGTGACGGGCCGTGTCCAGGGCCCCTGAGGTTCGGGCCAGCGGCGCGCCCGCCACAGGGCACGGGCGGCCTCGAGGGCGCCGGTGTCCTGCCGCGCGGTCTCCTCGCCGCCCGGCGCGCTGCCGGTGCCGGGCGCCGGGGACCGGTTCGGATGATCGCCCTGCTCTGGGGCGGCCGGCCCGCTCGGGTCCGCCAGGACCACGGCGGTCGCAAGTTCCGCCCCGGTTCCCGGGCCGGGCCCCTGCGTGGTGACGGATCCCGCACCGGGATCGGGCCGGCCGCCCGTACCGAGACGGGCCTCGGGGGTGGTGCGGGGCCGGCCTCCGGGTCCAGCCTCGGCCGGGCCAGCCCCGCCGGAGGCGGCGGGCGGCCCGGACGCCGCTTCCACGGGGCCGGGTCGCCCAGCGCCTGGCGCCCATGGCAGCACAAGACCCAGAAGAAGGAGGCTGATTACGGCTGCCGTGCCACCTCGGGTCCGCCACCGGCAGCGACGAGGGGTCCCTTCCCTGACCATGCCATCATCACCATGCCATCATCGGCCTCCCCATTTGACGGGAGCACCACCATCCCTGCCGTTCGACAGCCTACCGGCCGGAGACTTCCGGGCGAGGTCCCCGATGAGGAGTTCAAACGGGGGACGGGACTGCGGAGTACCGGCGAGAGCTCGCTCGGCCAGCCTGCCACCGCTGCCGCCCGGTGCGCCGCCGGACCGGGGGAAGCCTCATGGTGCCGGCGGGGCGGGCGCAGGGTCATCAGCCCGGGCGCCGGTTGTGACGGGGGTGGGAGCAGCCGGGGCAACGACAGCCTTGCGCCGCCGCTTGCGCCTTCTCCGCTTGCGGGCCTTGTGTGTCGTGCCGTCTCCTTCGACGGCAGTGCCAGGGCTCCGCCCGGCCTCCACGCCCGCCAGGCTTGACGGTGCCGCCGGCAGTCGCGCACCGGTCTGCAGGGCCGCCGCCTGCGAGCCCAGTGCCGCCCGGATGCGCGCCAGCAGGACGTCGACGGCCACGCGGTTGAAACCGCCCTCGGGGATGATGAGGTCGGCATAGCGCTTGCTTGGTTCGACGAACTGCTCGTGCATCGGCTTGACGGTCTCCAGGTACTGGCTGATCACCGACTCCATGGTGCGGCCGCGCTTCTCGATGTCCCGCACCAGCCGGCGCAGGATCCGCACGTCGGCATCCGTATCCACGAAGATCTTGATGTCCATCAACGAGCGCAGTGTCTCGTCGGCCAGCACCAGGATCCCTTCGACAACGATCACGTCTCGCGGCTCGACCCGGACCGTCCGCC is part of the Thermaerobacter subterraneus DSM 13965 genome and harbors:
- the udk gene encoding uridine kinase is translated as MAAVVIGIAGGTGSGKSTLVRRIVEHLPGRVAVLPQDAYYLDRRDLPFEERARLNYDHPLAFDTPLLIRHLKELRRGLPIRRPVYDFTQHLRDRRTVRVEPRDVIVVEGILVLADETLRSLMDIKIFVDTDADVRILRRLVRDIEKRGRTMESVISQYLETVKPMHEQFVEPSKRYADLIIPEGGFNRVAVDVLLARIRAALGSQAAALQTGARLPAAPSSLAGVEAGRSPGTAVEGDGTTHKARKRRRRKRRRKAVVAPAAPTPVTTGARADDPAPAPPAP